From the genome of Podospora bellae-mahoneyi strain CBS 112042 chromosome 2, whole genome shotgun sequence:
TTCCTGGAGGTGATGTTGCCGTGCTGACCGGTTGCCTTCTAGATATGggtccatcaacaccaaaacagcCCTGTGCCAAGGTGGTAAGCCTGACTCTTTGAGGAACTATTGGCTTAGTTTAGTTTACGGAGACATCCAGTCAAGCGCGTTTAAAATGGCAGTTCAAATACTCCTCCACATCCCGTGTCTCATCACAACAGCCTTCTGCTCAATCTATGAGCGCGCAATCTTCTGATACCAGTCAGAATGGAAACTCTTGCGCCCACCACAACGGGTGTCCTTACCCTCAACCCATCCTGTCTCGCGACGACCAACCTATGGGTGGATGAACTTTGCACACGTCCCGCTTATGGTGATGGACGATGCACTCGTTACAATCTAGGCATGGGCGAGGGCTGCTCCATGAGGGCTGCTGGCGCCACCGGCTTTGATGAAAGAATTGCTTTCAGTGACTGCCCGGTTGGCATGACCCCAGCCTGGTCGTTCACTGGAACAGAGTTGCAAGATGTTTCCCTCGCCACCAGCTACTGCTGCCCGACCGGTTTTGACTTTTCTGTCTCAACCACCTCATGGCCAGGCTCAGGGACCTTGCGAGCTAATTGCATTGCCGAGTCGATTGAGCGGCTTTCGGGTCAAACGCTCACTCTGAACCAGGATACATATCGGGTAGAGACGTCTGGGAgatccaccatcaccattcgtgccacgaccacgaccgcGGCATACGACTATGACCAAGACAAGATTTTTGCCCAAGCAGCGAGTGAGTGTTGAGCTTGTGCTGATGCTCCCTCTTACATCCGTTATGCTGACCCTTTGCTAGCCATCTGGAAATACATCTACCCCGGTGCTGAGACGACATCAACATGCTATGGCATTGCTTGCAACCCAagcaaccccttcccacaaccccccgagaaaaccccccctccctccaccttcacctacacaccccctccccccttcccagcaACCCAATTCACCCCCGACCCGTCCTGCCTCGCCGAGTCCAACTTCTGGCAAGTCTCAACCTACTGCTGGATGTCCTggcccaacccctcccccgactgGCTACGCTGCACCCACACCGGCTTCGGCGAACCAAACACCTACCTCCACCCAGAATgcttcccctccgccaccgtAGCTCCCCAATCCGCCGAGAACCCCGACATCCAAACCTGGTACTCGGAATGCCCGGTAGGCTACTCCGTCGCAAAAACCTTCACCTCGGGCCGCTTCGACCTCCCAACCTACGTCTTCAGCGagccctcccccaccaaaacctACGACGTAACCTCCACGGGCCTAGCCTGCTGCCCCTCGGGTAAATACCACTTCGAGTACCGCCGCGTCGaaacctccatcacctcccacAACGGCAGGCGCGAGACCGTCTCCCTCTACATCATGCCCTCCTGCATCGCCACCCGCGTCTCGGCTCTCTCGGGGAAGGGGATAGCAATGAAGGAGTGGTACAACACAGCAGTCTACGACAAGAAGCGAGACTTGGGGGAGCGACAGGCTAACCACGACGCGGAAGCTACCATCACCGATGCGTGGAACATGGATAATACCCTGTATGCACAGGCGATTCATCTCAGCTACACTGTCTTTCGCGATCAGTACACGTGCTACACCAACTGCGACGAGTACTTTTACAAGTCCTTCAGGGATGTCGTGCCAAATACGTACAAGACTTGGAGCCcgccaacgacgacgacttcGACGAGTACTTCTGATGGGTCGTCGTCTACTGGAGACAATGGTGGTGAtaatggtgatggtgagggagggaagggggaggaggtggtgtctACCAGCTCGAcagctggtgctgctgagcaAATGGGACGGTCAGGGAGTATTATCATCACTTTGGTGACTGTGGTGACGGTAGTTATGGGGTTGGGTGCTTGAAGATGTGTGTATGGGAGTGTGATATGGGATATGATGATACCCAGTGTGTATATGATGGATGATGTAATTACGATGGAGGTTATGTTGATGTGGGCTTATTTTGAGCCTTCACAGTTCCAAGAAACACCTTGTGCGGCAACAGTGGGCATCGAAAAGAATTCAGTCCCATTCTTCACAATTCATGATTTAATGTGTTAATATCACAGCAAGGGCATTGCCCAATCATGTCATGGCTACAGCATTACACACGTCATGGACAGGCAGAAAAAGTAGCTATCCCAACGGATATTCATTAACTCCTGCTCCCTCAAACCCTGCTCTACAGCGTATTACCAATTACCTAGGAGAGAATCGCCCATGCCCAACACTCGACAGTCTTTTCCTACCTCGACCTCGCCATCACCCACAACAAACAGTCACATCCTCCAACTCGCCACACCGTTTACTGTCATGTCTGTCTCGTCAACACACACGTCAGCTTCATctttcttcccttctttttccagaAACACTTACTTCCCCACCCTCGTCCAGTGAAACAACAAATACCCCAAAAACACCCCAAAGAAAATCGAGAACAGCACAAACCCATTATAGTACATCCCCATCCTATAATCTCGTCAGTatcccttcaaccccctccccaccctgAAATGTACTCACAGCATCAACAAATAAGCCACCACAAAATTAACCAAATGCAACATCGCCCTCAAAAACTGCTCACAAAACCCCGGCCTATAACACTCGCACCCTTCCTTTCTCTCGTGTTCACCCCCAGTATGATgactctcctccttctgccgCCGCGGCCTGCTCGCACACTGCCCGTCCACTTGTCCTATCCCCTCCCCATGTGCCGCATTCAGATTAACCGCACTTGCCACCCTCGACTGCTCCGCCGTCAGAGGCCTCAGAGACGACGAGGGTGTCATCCTCCTTCCTACAGGATGCGGAGGGACAGGTTCCGTATCTATCAAGATTATCTCACCGGGATGGCcgtgatgttggtgatgggggcaTTTGTGGGCGtgatgacggaggaggtggcggtcGTATTCCCGAGTCAGGCGCCGGAGACCTTCTAGCAtaagggcgaggaggaggacggcgatGCAGGCTGCTGCCATGTGGCCGTCGCTTCTGACTTGCTACGTCTCTGAGAGAAAGCAGGAGTCTATGGTGTTCCAGTTCCAGGTCATCTATTGCATAGGGGGTTAGCAAAGGGGAGGGaaatgggaaggggaaggggaagggaaaggggaggggaatacTTTGATGAGACATGCTGGCTTTGTGACGGCGTCTTcgacgatggtgatgtcgatggggatggggactgtggtgggggcggggttAGACATGCTGGGCTGTGGATGGGGTTTGGTTGGCGGTTGAGGCtgggtgggcggtggtgtgatGCTGGGCgtgaggttgttgtgttgACGGGCGTAAGTGCTTGTCGGAAGCAGATAGACGATGATTTTGGTGTcctggaggtggttgggcgGGGGTATACTGATGCTGGATGGTGATAATGGAAGACACGGGTTGTGAGGTAAACTTCTCATTAAATCTTGGACAATGGGAGCAATGCGTCTGCAGTCAAGGCAATTCTTACCCTGAATCAACTCGTTTCAAGAGTACCTTCCTGCCCGGATTGATGGAAGGAACACCAACCTGCCTGGTCCGGTTCGCCGGACACAAGCCTCCGAGAAATGATGAAAAGGGCAGGCACGATGCAGAGAAGATGTAATGGATGGGGCATCACTGGTCAACCTCCTCTATCAAGGCCAAAAACACAAAGAGAGTATTACGCATAAATGGTATCACAATATCCaaaccccacctcccactcACTGATTCCCAACCACATACCTCGCCGTAGcaatcctcatcctcttccccgCCCACAATATCGGCACAATCAACAACGAAAATACCCCCATAATCACCGTAAAACCTCCAAACGGAACCAAATACCCGTCCCTCTCAATCCACTGAATAACAAACAGCAACCAAATGAATGGCACCATTCCTCTCAAGATACAGATCATGGCAAAGCAGTCACTGGCGAGCTGGTTGTACGCGTCAATGAGCTGGAAAATGACCAGTTAACTTCAATCTCATTGATATCATGGAAGGTGTGTGGGGGTCACTCACATAACTGAACCACAAACTTGGCACCTGCGTCAACGCAAAAGCCACCATCCCGTACGCCACCTGAAGCCCAATCCACTGGTACTCCCCCGGATACTGCGCGCAgaacccaaacaccaacagccCACCCGTCCCCAACGCCAGAGCAGGCAACATAATCGGCAGTCTCGTCTCCGGCTCGGCATAACCGTGGTCTTGCTTCTTCGCAAAAGCCTTCAACCGGCGGTCTGCTAGGAGGACAGTGGTGATAGCGCCAAAGACTATACCAATCAACGCGCCTATGAACAAAAGCCCCGTGTCCGCGCCCCAGTCATAGGGCGGAAGAATGAGCAGCTGAGGTccgatggtggagatgacGGCCACAGCACCGACCAAGCCACCATACTGCAGCATGGCAATCCACGTGGCTGGCAGCCGGAGGGTATACCACGGCTTCATAAACTGGTACTTGATTCTACCTCTGTACATCCCAAACTTGAGCGAATCAGAAAAGGTATAAGGGTGGTAGGAGAAGTTCCCCGGGCCCGTTGCTCTCGACGACCTGACCTGCTTTGACAATCTAGTGGGTGTCATGGCAGTGGAGCTGCTGAGGTCCCCAGAAGATGACGGCTGATACCATGTATACGTCGGGTCCAACTCCCCCGTATACCGAAACCTCGACGGCagcgtcatcctcatcgatGGCAAAGTAACCAGACTGAGGTACGGCGCAGGTGTCCGGGGCCAGTACCTCGATGGTCGGGGAAGATTCCTCTGGATTGGCAAGCAGTGGGCTCCACGTTCGTATATCGTTTCCGGGACAAATAAGACCGAACACAAGAACGTGATGCCCGCCAGAACAGCGCTGACCCAAAAGACTTGGAACCAACCCAGCCTGACAGCGATGTAGCCGCCTGATATACCGCCCACGACGGAGCCGCTTGCTAGGGCTGCTGTGTAAAACGCCTGAGCAGCCGCGTCAGCGAGAGTTcgatgttggagaagaacGAGAGAAACAtaccatccacctccccctctcatGCACAAAAtacatctcccccaccaccgccggcaccaccgTCTCGGACGCACTACTCCCAAACCCCTGAAAGCATCTCACAACCAAGATGCCAACAAAGTTGGAGGTTGTCGCGCCGACAGCCGTGGAGATGAACAGAATGAGCGCCGAAATAAGGACAAtggccctcctcccaaagaTATTCGCCACCGGCACGAGAAATACATTTCCAAACCCCAACAGGAGAATGTTGTACTATCTTTTCTGTCAGCTCGATCATTACCCTTCACCCTTTTTATGAGGGAAAGGGCTTACCGCAACAAACTGCATCAACTCCTCAATCTTCCTTTGATCCTCGGGAAACTCCAGATTCCATACCGGCAACGCAGGCGCGATGCAAGCCGAGATGAAATTGCTCACAAAGGCGTACAGCGAGACGGTGCTAATGCACGCCAGCTTCCTCCACGGGGCCCAGTTCAGGGGGTCTGCCGggtctggggttgggagggggtacTTCGAGAACCGATCCGTTGTTGTCACGCCTCCCTCTGGGATGACGACCGCGGTTATGGGCTCGATCAGCCGGACCGTTCCCGGGGGTGTGGCGGCCTTGACGGCTTCTCtgctgagggagaaggcATATTTCCAGCCGGGCATCCTATCTCAACCTGTGTGGTGGGGATGAAAAGGTGGCAAGTGATGAGATGGtaagaaagggggaggaggggggaaagggggaaacGAGCGACGAGGGGGCAACGGCTTTCGACGAGCAGAGAGCATTTTTGGGCGATAACATGGTTAGGGAAGGGCAAAGTCTTATGCGAGGTGTGTGGTGTTTAGTTGGTTCCCGAGGACCCGAAATAAAGATGAAACCCCCGTCCGAGAATATGCTGGGAGGGTTGGGCTTATGGAGAGAAGCAGGGACGCGAAGGCGCTTGTGCAAGGCCCGGGCCATGGTGGAAGTTTATTCATGTTCCTGGGGGCGACAGTGCTGACGAGGACGCTAGAATTTGGGATGGGAGCTGTGTACTGAATCACCAGGTCACTAGTAACGAGGCGAATAAAactgcttctttttttcaaAGGGTGAGATGTGCTGGGATGTTTTTGAAAACATATATCAAAAGATTTCCGACCCTGAGAGAACGACAGATTACCAGAAGTGTCTTTTCCTTCCCTGACCGTAGTCATTGCACGAAAGACACCACGTCTCCTCCGTCGAGTGAGCAAATGCACAGCGTTCGCCCCCGCGACACCCAACAGCCGTGCATCTCTTTGTTTTCCACAACCTAAAGTCCTTGGTCGGATTTTCCCGAAAGCGAGCCATTTCCTTGCTTGTATGCTTATAACCACATTCACCCCTATCCCCGCAATGCTGGCCTTTGGGACACCCTTGAGTCCCACGCTGAGCACGTCCGTGAGCTCTCCCTGGCCGAGATCGAGACTTCACCTGCTCCcagccctcctcatcatcgggATCTCCGCCCCCCtcagccttggcctcgtGGACTTCTGCCTTTTCGTCCCCGGTTTCGGGTGGGCCACTTCCAAGATCAACACTGTTTTCCAGGGAGCTTTGCGCGTCGTGCTTCGTACTGAgaggggagctggaggctcGGTTGTCATTTTCCAGCGGTAAAAACATGTTGCTCGTCTCGACAATCTCCGACACATCCTTGTTGAACCTACTGGCATAGACGGGCCATGACATGATGGTGGTCTTCTCGCCAAACAGTTCCCGTGCTTTTACGATGATGGCCCTCGATGTTCTTCACCGTGGGGAACTCGACGAATATTTCTGATCCATTCTTTGAACGCGTGGTGTAGAACAAACGTCCCAACTCGAGGAGGACTTTCGCCACGTAAGAGTCGTTCCATGTTTCCTCAGCGAGATCCTCTGGCTCCAAAATCACAATCGTGTAGGCGGGAACGACCCTGGTGTTTCGGGTGGAGCGGAAGTTGGTGAACGACACTTGGTTGAATATGTTGTCCAAGAACTTGACCGATAGTCGGCCATTGGTATTTCTTTCCCTCAAGTATTCCCTGGCCATCCCGGAGTTCCACCCCCAGAGTTCCACTCGGATGCCACATCCCAACACCTTTCTGATCGCGGGGAGCATATCGCGATCTCCCGTGATAACGATAAAGactgttctttttttccgCTCTTCGACGGCTTGATCAAATTTCGCCACGGCCCTAAgatcaacagcctcctcggtCATATCTGCCGACATGGAGTtgtccacctccttctccctcccattGGCGCCGCGATCGTATATCTTGGTTTTGAAGCTGCACTTCTTGTATTGGTCCCATACCAAATCATTAGGCGGTGGCCGAGAGCCGTGGATGTAAGATTGGCGCTGAATTCGGCCATCGCAGAGTGTGTTGACTAACCTTCCTATATTGATCCGGAGACGTGGGTCCTGATCACCGTCTGTGAGCTTGGGCATATGTGAATTGCCCGAGGCGGCGAACTTCTGAGCCTCGATCCACACGTTGGAATCGTCCACAAATAGCAAACATTCGTCATTATCGGCATCCATTGTCGCCGGTGGTGTGATTCGCGCAGATTAAGGGTAAGGCAGAGCGTAACGAACAACCTGTTGCGAGAGTATGGCGAGGTGAGTtcagatatatatatatatatatataccagCGACAAAATCTGGGCTTTTCCTACTGTTGTGCACTGTCCTTTGCTGTTGTGTGTGCCTATCCTTTAAATCCCATCAACCGGTGAGAAATGCAGGTTGCTTGATAATATTTCTAGGCCAGCCGATTGAGCCAATATTTCCAAGATCGAAACGCTTGCAACCGCTGTGGCAACAGTTCCCTGCCATCCATAACCTATCATCGCCAATCTGCCTTGCCACTTTTGGTGACCTGCAGGCCTGTTTGTGTTGACCTACCTGATATGCGCTGCGACGTGGACCAGTGACATTATGGTGGCCTAGAAGACAGCAGCTGCAACAGGGTGCGTATTCGCACTGGATTGTCGCCTGTCGACCACCCCGTCATCCCCGGCTTGTACATATAGCTTCTTGATTTCGTTCTTGTCGGCCTTCCGAGGGTCCCAGGCTTCTTGCAAGAAGCCAACATCCTTTCCTCGCTCGAGCTGCTTGGCTTCTCGATCAATACGCCCGACGGTTGCTCAGTTTCCTCTGACCTGTTCAGCGATCACGACCCCTCGCCGGTGAGGAAGTGTAGCATTTTTCGTTGGACTTCGGCGCAGCTGCAATGAGAGCTCCAATGGTATCCTCATTGCGTCTCCCAGTCACAGTACCCAGCCGGCGGATCCCTGATATACCCCGGCCCCAATCCAGCTCCCGTATTGTCCCTACTCCTCATCAAAGAGTCAAAGAAGGCCATGTCAACCCCTTGAAAGGCCCAGTCGTCCGCTCCTGCCGTGAGAGCAGGGTAAAGATACGAGTCGTGTTCAGGCTGCAAGTGGCCAGAACCATGTCGGGCTGGGAGTGAAGAAAAGTCAGGACCTCCAACAAAAAGATTCTGAGAACTTTGTTGACTTTGCACCATGTTGCCGTACAATTGTTGCTCCTGGTTAGGTGTCTGAGAGGGTTGCCGCTCGAACGCTGACTGCGGCACCAACGTCGCAGACGACGGAGCGTCAGGTCCAGTCACCGCGGTGGCGGAACCAGCGGCGTCAGATGTGACCGCCTCCTTGGAAATGACTTCATCGGTAGCCACAATCTTGACCACCCCATAGTACGGAATAAACACACGGAGGACGTTTTGACGGCTCGGCGTGGTGACGGACTCGGAGCTAGACCGGTGAACGGCCTGGGTGTCGTACTTTCGCCGCCCGTTGGCTGCGTCAGCCTCGATGGCCATGAGCCTGCGTATCAGACCGGCGCTCTTCTCGCTTAGCGCATCCGCATTGACTTTGTTGAACGCGTCCATGTTCTCGAGatacccctccaccaagcctAAATCTCCAAGCCTTTGGTGGGCGAGAATGCTGTGATCTGTGGGTGGGCAATGACCTTGCAGGTGTGCCAAAAGGAGCGTCATGGCAGCCATGAGGGCGTAGAAGTCCACAGCGCGGCAGCAGAAGGCGACGTTGTCTTGGGCCCGGAAGAGGACAAAGCGGGTGAGTAGCTCTCTCGAGGCGGTGACGCAGACATCGCGGCTGTAAGAAGAGTTGCTCGGGTCGAGAGACTGCTTACTGGATCGCAGCAACATGTATGGAAGATGAAGCTGGTTCAAAAGGTTGTAGTGGAATACTTGCCTCATCAGTTGCCACATTCTCCCGAGCATCTCCCTCACGTCATTGCCGGCACCAATGAGACTGGGCGGCAACCACCATCTTCCCGGCAGTTCCCCTGCCATCTTCTGCAACTCCAGATCAAGGGCTTTGGTGGATGCATACTCGTGGAAGCTTGGATCAGATTCATTCCGCTCCAGAATCCGAGCTGCGACACCCATCTGAAGACGTTCGAGTTTATTGACGGGGGCGTCGTCACCCGGCAGGTGGACACGTGAAGCCACTGCTGCTTCCATTGCGCCTTGCGGAAGGCCAAGCATGAGGGACACAACAGCATCTGCACATACAAGACGATGAAAGAGGTGTTGGGGAGCCACTGGCATCGAAGCGTCGAGAATTCTCAGAGGCCGGTGCTGGTAGCTTCGATGAATACCCATCAACTGGCCGACCGTTATAGCGCGGCGGAAGGCCAACCAGGCTCGGCGTAGGTTCCCGCAGTTCATCTGAAATAGGCCCTCTAGCAGGATACAATGCAACGACTCAATGGAACTAAGCATTTCATCGTTGGTGGTAACGAGCCGGATTGCCGTGTCCGCGAGCCTCCGCATGATGGTCCGTGGAGTTTCGCAGTCAGGTGGGAGATCTGTGTATGCATTCCTGTGGGTGTACTGTAGAGACAGGCAAAGAACAAGCATGTGTCGAGCTACCAGGACCGGATGGAGATCTCGGGGCGGAATTCCAAACACGACTTTTGGGTCACTGTTACCGCCGAGGCCTGACGCAGGGTCGGCGCTGGTCAATGCCAAGGCAAACAAGCCAGCTTTGTTTCCGCCGAGCTCGTAGATAGTATCAAGGTCCTGTCGAGATGGGTACGCCGAATGCAGTGCTTCGGAGAGTCGGCCGTGCTTGCCATCGTCAGGTCGTAGCTTGACGAGACACTCGGCAGGATTTGGGCGTTGAACACCGAGACTCTCATCTTCGAGATCATCCAGCCCTTCCTGTAGAAGGGTATCAATAGCTTGTCATGCCAGTCAGTTGCATGATGCGCCATACCTGAGGAGCATCAAGAATACCAAACTGGTGACTTGATTCCGAGCCAGTTGATCCATCATCTTTGACTACCACAGAAGCCTCCGCGGGTTTCAACAGTGCCTGCACAGCGGATGGATCACCTCCAACCTTCTTGACCAGCTGCTCAATCAACGTCTCAACCCGAATGATTCGGTCTCCCATCTGACGTGTTCGATCCGCTGGGGTTGAAAGTTCCTCAGGAAGATCCTGGCTTCTGCAGTCGGTGCCCCTACGATAACATCCGATGCAGATAGCATCACCCGGAGCAGCAAAGGTGCATCGGATCTTTCTCCGCTTGCATTCCCAGCAGCTGTGTGTCCCTTTCCGAATTCTGCGGGCCTGCAGTTTGAGTGCTTTCTGTGTGTATATGGTCTGTGGCATCAGGGCGCCGACAGGTGAGCGAGCCGTTTCGGTTTCCATCTTCTCGCACTTTCGAGCTGAGAGCTCTATGGGTGTTGTAATGGGATGTGGTTGTGCTGGAAGGAGGTGCAGGAACCGTGGTGGTCGGCGTTCTCAAGTGTGCAAGTGCAAGAAGACCGCAACGGCGGAGGTGTAAAAGAGCAGTTGGTAATTTTCTTCCGCCGTGTCGGCGGTCCAAAACGGCGGTGTCTTCAGCATTCGTAATCAACCCCCTGGGTGGTTGGCATCCTACTGGTCGGTCAGCAACGACAGCATAAGCAAATATGCGGCACAGCGGGCAGGAGCCTCCGGTGCTCTGGATCGGTTTATTCCCGTAGATGAGGTTTCGCGACATCAGGATTTGGTTATCTAGAATTTTATTCCAAGACTGTCGTCATAGAAGTTATCCTTCGAGATAGAATTCTTTGCCCAGATATTTGGCCCTGAGAGCTGTTGCCGTGGCAACGCtttacccctgaatcccTTGAGATTCCCATATAAAAACAAattatccttcttctttttgttgtttgaATTCATTGATTGTTCTATCATTTTGCTAAGAATGTCGTATCATGATCACCAATTATTTGCCAAAGCACACACATGAAACCCCCTTTTCGAATCGTAAAGCCCACCCATTATCCACCCTGATTAAAACACCTTTCTAAAACCTCGTGTCCGATAGCCCAATTAATCCGAAGTAAAACGCCAGCCCGACTGTTCTGGCATATCTGAAAATCAAAAATCGAAATCGTAAATAAGGAaaatcatcctcacccctaTGCCACCGCCCCAGCAGCCCTCAAGGTCTCTGGGTTTAGTCTTTTCCAGCTGAAGAAAAAACTCAAAACAAAGGAAAGTCCAACGGCTCCAATGGCAATCGCTAACGCTGTTTTGATTCCTGCCATGTAGGCGATCAAAATCCCCGGTACTTGCTCCGCGGGGAAAACGGTCGTGATCGCGGTGGCGCCTGTGCCCAAGACTGCAAGTGCGTTGACATCAGGCGCTGAGATGGCCAGTTCCTTCATGAGCTCGTTGACAAAGGCGGATTGACCAGCCGAGACCCAGAAGGCACCACCAACTGTTTGGAAGACTGCACCAAAAGTGTTAGCGTGAGAAACAGAGACAAAAAGGGGTATATTCACAAAGAACGATAGCAGTGACACTGCTCAAATCGTCAATCTCGGCCGTCGCCTGGCTGACGATGATGGGAATTTGGAACGCACTGCCCCACGCAATACCTCCCAGGATTTGATATCCAATCCACATGCTCGCCGATGACCTAATGTCAAGTGTGTACAACAGACCAGCCGCCACGGTAGCCAGCGCTGCCCCTCCCACCGCTAAAGGTGTAGCATAGCCCGTCGCCgaaaccacccctcctcccacgaTCGTCGCTACTGTGACCGACAGAATCAGCGGCAGGTTTTTCACCCCTGATTCCGTCGGTGTAGCATTGCCGATACTTTGGAAGTAAATCGGCAGGTAATAAATGATGATGAAATAACTCCCGGCAAACAGTAACGAAAACATGCTGCAAACCCACACCTGCCTCTGCACGAATAGCCTTGGTACGATCATGGACCTCTCCCCATTATACCACTCCCAGACACCAAACGCGATGGAAATCATGACGAATCCAACCAACAGTCCAACGACCTTCCGGTGATGCCATGCAAGTGTCTGCCCGCCATATTGCAGCGCAAGAATGTATGTGATGACACCGGCCATGATGAGTGCCGTGCCAACGGGGTCCATCTGCAaaagcttctccttgagagTCGCCTCCGCCGGCTTGCATCCCTCTGGGGTCCGGaacaagaagatgatgatcagCGCCGACAGTCCGCCAATGGGCAAGTTGATGTAGAAGCACCATCTCCACGTCACCCTATCCGCAAATGCGCCTCCAATCAGCGGTCCAACaacggcagcaacaccataGGCCGTGCCAATAATGCCGGTGAAGACTGGTCGCTTTTTCGGCTCGGCGGAAAAGGCGATGAGGGTGTATGCTCCGGAGCCGATACCAGCCGCTCCCACCCCGGCAACAGCACGGCCAATGATCAGAGTAGGTGAATTGGGTGCCACGCCACAGATCAATGACCCAAGCtcaaagatgaagatggagatgaggtAAGAGATCTTGAGCGGAAAATACTTGAACACCTTGCCCCACGAGGATTGGAAACCGCCGACAGTCATGAAGAAAGCTGCGCCGTACCAGGCTACGTCTTCGAGGCCGTTAAACTCGTCGGTGATCTTTGGAATGGCGGTTGCTACTATTGTCTGTTTGACGAGTTAGCATCACTGAGAAAGGCACAGTGTGTGGATCGAAAACTGACCATGTCGAGAGAAACCAGAAAGACGCTGAGAACCAAGGCGATGATGATACAAGCAAACGTCCATCCTGTTGGATACTCTGTTGGCGGCACATGTAATGATTTTCCTCGGCTCCTGTATTTCTCTGACAGACGTCCCAGGTTGGTGGATGAGTTTGGTGTGGAACCACTGCTGAGGTAAGCGTGATAGCGATTTCTTGGGGTAGCTGGAGTTTCGAGATCGAAGAGGGATGATGTCGAGTTTTGCGATGCCAGTGGCCCATGTGCGTGTGTGTAGGCACTATAAGGTGCCATAGTGGTGTTTGAACGAGCGACAGACAGCCAAAATGAGGGGAGGATTCCTAAAAGACTGGACAATTCACCACAGGTGGCTAGGAGAGAGCGAAAGACAAGGCAAGGTGACAAGACTTGGCGAGGAGCAAGTGATGGCGAATACCGAGTGGTAAGACGAAAGGGCTTGGGAATCCTTTATGTTCATGATGTCCAAGATGGGAATCCACACTGCATGTACATGCAAGACACCGATTCCGTGGCAGCGATTCTCCGGGAAGGCGTTCTCGGCGGCAACATCTCAGGGATTACCTCGTCCACTGCGGCTACAGTGCCGCGCGAAGAGAGGATGGTTC
Proteins encoded in this window:
- a CDS encoding hypothetical protein (EggNog:ENOG503P0Q7; COG:S), which gives rise to MPGWKYAFSLSREAVKAATPPGTVRLIEPITAVVIPEGGVTTTDRFSKYPLPTPDPADPLNWAPWRKLACISTVSLYAFVSNFISACIAPALPVWNLEFPEDQRKIEELMQFVAYNILLLGFGNVFLVPVANIFGRRAIVLISALILFISTAVGATTSNFVGILVVRCFQGFGSSASETVVPAVVGEMYFVHERGRWMAFYTAALASGSVVGGISGGYIAVRLGWFQVFWVSAVLAGITFLCSVLFVPETIYERGAHCLPIQRNLPRPSRYWPRTPAPYLSLVTLPSMRMTLPSRFRYTGELDPTYTWYQPSSSGDLSSSTAMTPTRLSKQVRSSRATGPGNFSYHPYTFSDSLKFGMYRGRIKYQFMKPWYTLRLPATWIAMLQYGGLVGAVAVISTIGPQLLILPPYDWGADTGLLFIGALIGIVFGAITTVLLADRRLKAFAKKQDHGYAEPETRLPIMLPALALGTGGLLVFGFCAQYPGEYQWIGLQVAYGMVAFALTQVPSLWFSYLIDAYNQLASDCFAMICILRGMVPFIWLLFVIQWIERDGYLVPFGGFTVIMGVFSLLIVPILWAGKRMRIATARYVVGNQ
- a CDS encoding hypothetical protein (EggNog:ENOG503PYBT) → METLAPTTTGVLTLNPSCLATTNLWVDELCTRPAYGDGRCTRYNLGMGEGCSMRAAGATGFDERIAFSDCPVGMTPAWSFTGTELQDVSLATSYCCPTGFDFSVSTTSWPGSGTLRANCIAESIERLSGQTLTLNQDTYRVETSGRSTITIRATTTTAAYDYDQDKIFAQAATIWKYIYPGAETTSTCYGIACNPSNPFPQPPEKTPPPSTFTYTPPPPFPATQFTPDPSCLAESNFWQVSTYCWMSWPNPSPDWLRCTHTGFGEPNTYLHPECFPSATVAPQSAENPDIQTWYSECPVGYSVAKTFTSGRFDLPTYVFSEPSPTKTYDVTSTGLACCPSGKYHFEYRRVETSITSHNGRRETVSLYIMPSCIATRVSALSGKGIAMKEWYNTAVYDKKRDLGERQANHDAEATITDAWNMDNTLYAQAIHLSYTVFRDQYTCYTNCDEYFYKSFRDVVPNTYKTWSPPTTTTSTSTSDGSSSTGDNGGDNGDGEGGKGEEVVSTSSTAGAAEQMGRSGSIIITLVTVVTVVMGLGA
- the CTR3_1 gene encoding Copper Transporter integral membrane protein that functions in high affinity copper transport (COG:P; EggNog:ENOG503P3B6) — protein: MAAACIAVLLLALMLEGLRRLTREYDRHLLRHHAHKCPHHQHHGHPGEIILIDTEPVPPHPVGRRMTPSSSLRPLTAEQSRVASAVNLNAAHGEGIGQVDGQCASRPRRQKEESHHTGGEHERKEGCECYRPGFCEQFLRAMLHLVNFVVAYLLMLMGMYYNGFVLFSIFFGVFLGYLLFHWTRVGKHDSKRCGELEDVTVCCG